The sequence below is a genomic window from Polaribacter vadi.
TTGCAGATGCCATGTTAGCTCAAGGTGTTATTTAAAGAAAGTAATTAAGTTAGTATAAATAGGAAACGCATTAATTTATTAATGCGTTTCTTTGTTTTTTTGCTGATATATAAAAATATGGATATTCTTCTCTTTATAGGTTTGGGTTTTATGATTGCTGCAGGAGGCAGTATAACTCCTAGTTTTCTAAATTTAACAGTGGTAAAGTTTAGTTTAAGAAATGGTGTAAAAGCAGCACTTTACTTAATTGGTGGGTATGCAACTGTTTTATTTTTTCAGGCAAATATTGGTGCGTATTTATCTAATATTTTAATGGAAAATTCAGAATATATTACCTTAATTCAGAAAATAGGAACTGTAATTTTACTTTTGTTATCTATCAATTTTTTTAGATTGCATTATACATCAAAAGAGAAAAAAGAAAAAGAAGATATTCCTAAATCGAAAGCCTATTTTCATGGAATTTTAATGTCTTCTTTAAACACAATTGCGATTCCTTTTTACTTTACATCAATTTCCTTTCTAATAGGATTAGAGTATTTTGAATACTCCTATTTAAACGGGTTTTTCTTTTCAATAGGCTCAACAATGGGGTCTTTTACATTATATGCTGTCTATGCAATTGTTGCTAATAAAATTGAGGATAAATTAACATATATTGCCACAAAAATGGATTTTATTTTAGGATGCTTAACAGGTTTTGTTGCAATTGCAAATGCTGTTTATTTGTACATCCAATAATATAACTTGAATTCATTTTTATTATATTTTTGTATAACAGCAGTTTTTTAATCTTTTTAGTTCGATATTTTCTTTTATTTTAGGTGATATAATTGAATCTTTTTATACAATAATATTATGAAAGTAACCAAAAACATATTAGTTGGAGGCAAACACCAAAAACCTATTGTAACCGATGTTTTTTATGTTGATGATCATCAGCCTAAAAAAGTAGTGATTTTTTGTCATGGATATAAAGGTTTTAAAGATTGGGGAGCTTGGAATTTAATGGCTAAAGAATTTGCAAAAGCTGGTTTTTTCTTTATAAAATTTAATTTTGCTTATAATGGAGGAACTCCAGAAAACCCAATTGATTTTCCAGATTTAGAAGCTTTTGGGAATAACAATTACACCAAAGAATTAGATGATTTAGAAAGTGTTTTAGATTGGATTTCATCCGAAGAAAAATATAAAAAAGAAGCTGATATTAACAATATTTCTGTAATTGGACACAGTAGAGGTGGAGGAATTGTGTTGATAAAAGCCAACGAAGATGCAAGAATAAAAAAAGTAATTTCTTTGGCAGCAATTTCAGATATTGGCTCAAGAAGTTCTACAATTGGCGATTTAGAAAATTGGAAAAAAGATGGCGTAAAATATGTTGTTAATGGACGAACAAAACAAAAAATGCCTCATTATATTCAGTTTTATGAAAATTTTAAAGTTCATGAAGAGCGTTTAAACATTCAAAAAGCTGTAGAACAAATTAACATTCCACAATTGGTAATTCACGGAAATAAAGACACTTCAATTCTTGTTGATGAAGCCCATAAAATAAATTCTTGGAATTCTAAAAGCATTTTAAAAATTATCGAAAATGCAGATCACGTTTTTAATGTTTCTCATCCTTGGGAAAAAGAAAACGTATCAAAAGAATTACAAGAAGTTACCGAAATTTGTATTGATTTTTTAGGAAATTAATTTTGTATATTTGAGAACAAAATAACCTCACTTATAGATGATAACAGAAAAAAAAGATCAAGAAATTGACAGAAAAGCAGCTATTAAAAAGCTAGGAAATTATGGTAAATATGCAGCTTTAACAGCTTTAGGAACATTTATTATGTTAAATCCTAAAAAAGCACAAGCATCTAGCTAATTAAACTTTTTCTAAACCATCAATTTAATTGGTGGTTTTTATCTTAATAAGATTTTTGTTTTCATAAAAAAAAGAAACATCTTTCGTATTTTCGAAAGATGGAATTACAACCTCCTTTTCGTAAAATAATTCATGTAGATATGGATGCTTATTATGCTTCTGTAGCAGAATTAGACAACCCAGAATTGCGTGGAAAAGCCATTGCTGTTGGTGGAGGAGGAGATAGAGGCGTAGTTTCTGCTGCAAGTTATGAAGCCAGAAAATTTGGTGTAAAATCTGCTATGAGCAATGTTTTGGCGAAACAAAAATGTCCACATATTATTTTTGTAAAATCAGATTTTGCACGTTACAAAGAGTTATCAGCACAAATAAGAGAAATCTTTTACGAATATACAGATTTGGTGGAACCACTCTCTTTAGATGAAGCCTATTTAGATGTTACAGTCAATAAAAAAGACAATCCTTCTGCAAATGATATTGCTAGAGAAATCCGCCAGAAAATATATGATAAAACTGGTTTACGAGCATCAGCAGGTATTTCTATTAATAAATTTATTGCAAAAGTAGCTTCAGATATTAACAAACCAAATGGACAAAAAACAATTCATCCAGAAGAAGTCATCAAATTTTTAGAGGAATTACCTGTCAATAAATTTTACGGAGTTGGTAAAGTAACTGCTGCAAAAATGTATAATTTGGGCATTTTTGTTGGAAACGATTTAAAGAAAAAATCGTTAGAAGAACTATCACTTTTGTTTGGTAAATCTGGAAATCATTATTATAATATTGTTAGGGGAATTCATAACAGCGAAGTAAAACCCAATAGAATCCGAAAATCTGTTGGAGCAGAACGTACTTTTTTTGAAAATATTTCTTCTGAAATTTTTATGTTAGAAAAGCTACATGATATTGCTGATGAAATTGAAAAACGGATGGAAAAAAGTAATTCTAAAGGAAAAACCATCACTTTAAAAATTAAATATTCAGATTTTACGAGACAAACAAGAAGTAAAACTGTAGAGCATTATATGAGTAAAAAAAGCGAGTTTTTCCCCATTGTAAAAGAGTTGTTATATCAAGAAGAATTAGAAAATTCTGTACGCCTTTTAGGACTTTCTTTTAGCAATTTGAACATTAACAAAAAAGAACCAGTTTGGGTGCAATTAAAATTTAAGTTTTGATGTTTTGCAGTTTAATATATTAAAAATTTTTAGAGATGAAACAAAATATTATACTAACTTTAGTAATGTTGAGCTTTATTTTATCTTGCCAAAAGCAAGAAGTTAAGGAAGAAAAAACTACAGAGTTAAATAAAAAAAATTGGCATTTAGATTCTTTAAATGAAAAAGCATTACAACATTTAGATACTTCAAGAAGAGATCATCAACTTTTTAAACAAGATATAGAAAACTATGAAAAATTTGGTGATTATTATAAGAGTTTACCTTTGAATAAATCTCCATTTCCTGTTGCTGTTTACGATTATGCTGTTTCTGGTTTTCCTTTTGTGATACAAAAAGATAGCACTATTTTTAAAGGGATAAAAATAGGTGAATACATAGATCCTGAAAGTGATGTTATCACAGAAAAACTAACGCTATTTATTTTAACAAATGATATAAATTCTGTTGAAACGTATCTGGTAGAATCTAGAAATTTCCCTTATTTAACTGCTGAAGGGGATTTTAAAGTTTCTAACAATTCTTATGATTGGGTTTTTTCTGCAAGTCCTGATGGTTTTTCTGTACTTTTAGTAAACATGAAACTTTTCGATTTGCGTTTTGGAGAAACAATTATTATTTATCCTCAAATAGATAAAACATTTTTATATGATCAAATTAAAGATTCGCCCAATAATTACAAGAACTTTGAAGACTATAAAAAAGTTATAATTAATAATAATAAAGTACAAAAACAGCTTTTATCAGAAAATAATATAAAATGAATATTGTAAGAACAAATTCAGAGAGTTCAGATTTTATAAATTTAGTAAAACAATTAGATGCGTATCTTAAAATTACTGATGGTGATGAACATACTTTTTATAATCAATTTAATAATATTGATGTTCTAAAACAGGTTGTAGTACTTTATGATGATACTGAAATAAATTCAGCACAATTAAATTTTCCAGTTGGTTGTGGAGCCATAAAAAAGTTCGATGAGATTTCTGTGGAAATAAAAAGAATGTTTGTTGTATCAGAAAAAAGAGGACAAGGTTTTGCACAAAATATAATATCAGAATTAGAGATTTGGGCAAAAGAATTAGGCAATAAAAAATGTGTTTTAGAAACAGGAAAAAGACAAATTGAAGCTATACAATTTTATAAGAAATGTGGTTATAAAATTATTCCAAATTATGGGCAATACACAGCAATGGAAAATAGTATTTGTTTCGAAAAAAAACTATAAATGAACTACAGTTACTGGGAATTAAAAGAATGGTTTACCAACATCGATTTTACAATTGTTGGTAGTGGAATTGTAGGTTTAAATTGTGCTTTAGAACTCCAAAAAAAGTATCCAAAAGCAAAAATTTTAATTCTTGAAAAAGGAATGTTACCTCAAGGTGCAAGTACAAAAAACGCAGGTTTTGCTTGTTTTGGTAGTTTGTCAGAAATTATTGATGATTTAAATTCTCATACAGAAGAAGAAGTTTTTAATTTGGTAGATAAACGTTGGAAAGGATTGCAATTATTGCGTAAAAATTTGGGTGATAAAAACATCGATTTTCAGCCAAATAAAGGCTTTGAATTATGTGAATCTGGAGATTTTTTTGAGAAATGTATTGCTGAAAAAGAAGCAATAAACCAGCTATTAAAACCTATTTTTAAAGAAGATGTTTTTTCTGTTTGTGCTAATCGTTTTGGTTTTCAAAAAGTGCATCAACAATACATTGTTAATAATTTTGAAGGGCAGATTGATACTGGAAAAATGGCATCAGAACTACTAAAAAAAGTACAGGCTTTAGGTGTAAAAATTTTAAACAATATTTCAGTTGAAAGTTTTGTAGAAAATAGTGCAAATATCAACATAAAAACCAACAGATTAGATTTTTACACTAAAAAATTATTAATTGCAACAAATGGTTTTGCTAATAAATTATTAAAGGAAAATGTGCAACCTGCAAGAGCACAAGTACTTATTACAAAGCCAATTAAAAACTTACCAATAAAAGGTACTTTTCATTTAGACAAAGGTTATTATTATTTTAGAAATATTAACAATCGTATTTTGTTTGGTGGAGGAAGAAATCTCGATTTTAAAACAGAAGAAACTTCAGAATTTGGCGAAACTGAGATAATACAACATCAACTTGAAAAAATTTTAAAAGAAACCATTTTACCCAATACAAATTTTGAAATTGAACACAGATGGAGTGGAATTATGGGTGTTGGAAATCAAAAGAAAGCCATTGTAAAACAACTTTCTAACAATGTGTTTTGTGGAGTTCGTTTAGGAGGAATGGGCATTGCCATTGGTAGTTTGGTGGGTAAAGAATTGGCAGATTTGGTTAATTAAGCCAACAAGAAATTATAATTCTCTTTTTTAGTATTTTGAATTTAAATGCTAAATTATTTAAGATGTGTTTGCATTCTTATTCAAATTTGTTCAGTAATTTAGTTGAATGAAAGAAAATTCCCCAAATTTTGATGTAATTATTATTGGTGGAGGTTTAGCAGGTTTGTGTAACGCAATTCATCTTTCAAAATTTGGCAAAAGTGTTTTGTTGATAGAAAAAAATAGCTATCCAAAACACAAAGTTTGTGGCGAATATATATCTAATGAAGTATTGCCTTATTTGTCTTTTTTAGAGATCAATCCTTTTGATTTTGGTGCAGTAAAAATTGATGATTTTCAATTATCAACTACAAATAATAACCTAATTTCTGCAAAATTACCTTTAGGTGGTTTTGGAATTTCTCGCTACAAATTAGATTTCATTTTATCAGAAAAAGCAAAAGAAAATGGCGTTGTAATTTTACAAGACGTTGCTACAAATATTACTTTTAAAGATGCTGTTTTTAGTGTAGAAACGAAAGAAAACGACACTTTTACATCAACAATAACCATTGGCGCTTTTGGTAAACGTTCGTTATTAGATGTAAAATTGGAACGTACTTTCATCAAAAAAAAATCGCCTTATTTGGGTGTTAAGAT
It includes:
- a CDS encoding LysE family transporter encodes the protein MDILLFIGLGFMIAAGGSITPSFLNLTVVKFSLRNGVKAALYLIGGYATVLFFQANIGAYLSNILMENSEYITLIQKIGTVILLLLSINFFRLHYTSKEKKEKEDIPKSKAYFHGILMSSLNTIAIPFYFTSISFLIGLEYFEYSYLNGFFFSIGSTMGSFTLYAVYAIVANKIEDKLTYIATKMDFILGCLTGFVAIANAVYLYIQ
- a CDS encoding alpha/beta hydrolase family protein, with the translated sequence MKVTKNILVGGKHQKPIVTDVFYVDDHQPKKVVIFCHGYKGFKDWGAWNLMAKEFAKAGFFFIKFNFAYNGGTPENPIDFPDLEAFGNNNYTKELDDLESVLDWISSEEKYKKEADINNISVIGHSRGGGIVLIKANEDARIKKVISLAAISDIGSRSSTIGDLENWKKDGVKYVVNGRTKQKMPHYIQFYENFKVHEERLNIQKAVEQINIPQLVIHGNKDTSILVDEAHKINSWNSKSILKIIENADHVFNVSHPWEKENVSKELQEVTEICIDFLGN
- a CDS encoding GNAT family N-acetyltransferase, with the translated sequence MNIVRTNSESSDFINLVKQLDAYLKITDGDEHTFYNQFNNIDVLKQVVVLYDDTEINSAQLNFPVGCGAIKKFDEISVEIKRMFVVSEKRGQGFAQNIISELEIWAKELGNKKCVLETGKRQIEAIQFYKKCGYKIIPNYGQYTAMENSICFEKKL
- a CDS encoding NAD(P)/FAD-dependent oxidoreductase — encoded protein: MNYSYWELKEWFTNIDFTIVGSGIVGLNCALELQKKYPKAKILILEKGMLPQGASTKNAGFACFGSLSEIIDDLNSHTEEEVFNLVDKRWKGLQLLRKNLGDKNIDFQPNKGFELCESGDFFEKCIAEKEAINQLLKPIFKEDVFSVCANRFGFQKVHQQYIVNNFEGQIDTGKMASELLKKVQALGVKILNNISVESFVENSANINIKTNRLDFYTKKLLIATNGFANKLLKENVQPARAQVLITKPIKNLPIKGTFHLDKGYYYFRNINNRILFGGGRNLDFKTEETSEFGETEIIQHQLEKILKETILPNTNFEIEHRWSGIMGVGNQKKAIVKQLSNNVFCGVRLGGMGIAIGSLVGKELADLVN
- the dinB gene encoding DNA polymerase IV, whose amino-acid sequence is MELQPPFRKIIHVDMDAYYASVAELDNPELRGKAIAVGGGGDRGVVSAASYEARKFGVKSAMSNVLAKQKCPHIIFVKSDFARYKELSAQIREIFYEYTDLVEPLSLDEAYLDVTVNKKDNPSANDIAREIRQKIYDKTGLRASAGISINKFIAKVASDINKPNGQKTIHPEEVIKFLEELPVNKFYGVGKVTAAKMYNLGIFVGNDLKKKSLEELSLLFGKSGNHYYNIVRGIHNSEVKPNRIRKSVGAERTFFENISSEIFMLEKLHDIADEIEKRMEKSNSKGKTITLKIKYSDFTRQTRSKTVEHYMSKKSEFFPIVKELLYQEELENSVRLLGLSFSNLNINKKEPVWVQLKFKF